Proteins from a single region of Paraglaciecola sp. T6c:
- the bamA gene encoding outer membrane protein assembly factor BamA, translated as MKFKQLVAAGLMLSVANMAKSAQESEFVVSDIKVEGLQRVALGAALTYLPVKVGDEMNSFRIAQAIRSLYASTHFESIEVLRDGDVLVVKVKERPTISNIILEGNDDIKDEQLQESLDGSNIRLGEPLDKTVLTSIENGLKDFYYSIGKYNADVSAIITPLPRNRVDLKLLFEEGDAAKIEQINIVGNTIFDDATLFEQMELKFDAPWWDFLSETRYQKQTLTGDMETVTSYYKDRGYLKFDIESTQVSMTPEKAGIYVTLNIEEGEQYKVSEVELVGELLGHEDYLKLVLPITPGELYNQAEVTYTEEFISKYFGRFGYAYPTVTTIPDINEEDKTVKLTLSVDPGKRIYVRRINFEGNIGTADEVLRQSVTQMEGAWLSNATLESSKNALSRLTYMESVDFETVRLPGEDDKVDVNFSVKEQASGSFNAGIGYGDRTKLSLQAGIQQDNFLGTGKRIALNLSTTSYQKSAQISYTDPYFTIDGISLGGSVGYSEFDGESAGFIQYNSKQYSVGANVGYPIDEFNRINFGLTYSNVELFQSTSYEQTTRFYNQFVDESNPDDSIKYDSFLASVAWIRSTLNRGVFPTAGSSQRASFSITTPNSDVNYFKTEVDTKFYFPLSRNQRWSFLARLKLGYGNGYGTANGVDQILPFNQNFGAGGNDSLRGFENNTVGPRGVQLTPSVIRDIDGNIIYGSPVNDTVTISSRSLGGNAMILGGVELIVPTPFVEADFDNSVRTSLFVDVGNVWDTEFRYDRYKDLTLNQQFNNDPLEDYSDYKLYRASGGLSVQWLSPMGPMVFSFSKAIESREGDDTKFFSFNIGQTF; from the coding sequence ATGAAGTTTAAACAGTTAGTTGCTGCAGGATTGATGTTATCCGTTGCCAATATGGCAAAGTCGGCCCAAGAAAGTGAATTTGTCGTTTCTGATATTAAAGTCGAAGGTCTGCAACGTGTAGCCCTTGGTGCGGCATTAACCTACTTGCCGGTCAAAGTCGGTGATGAAATGAATAGCTTCCGTATAGCACAGGCTATTCGCTCATTATATGCATCAACGCATTTCGAGAGCATTGAAGTGCTGCGTGACGGCGATGTACTGGTGGTCAAGGTGAAAGAGCGCCCCACTATCAGTAATATTATTCTTGAAGGCAATGACGACATCAAAGATGAGCAGCTACAAGAAAGTTTAGACGGCAGCAATATTCGTTTAGGTGAGCCACTGGATAAAACCGTGCTGACTTCTATCGAAAATGGCTTAAAAGACTTCTACTACAGTATTGGTAAATATAATGCCGATGTAAGTGCGATCATTACACCTTTGCCACGTAATCGTGTTGACCTAAAGCTGCTTTTCGAAGAGGGCGACGCCGCCAAAATTGAGCAGATCAACATTGTTGGTAACACCATTTTTGACGACGCTACTTTGTTCGAACAAATGGAACTGAAATTCGATGCCCCATGGTGGGATTTCCTATCCGAAACCCGGTATCAGAAACAGACCCTTACCGGTGATATGGAAACGGTCACAAGCTATTACAAAGACCGAGGCTATCTGAAGTTCGATATTGAATCGACGCAAGTATCCATGACGCCTGAGAAAGCGGGTATATACGTCACCTTGAATATTGAAGAAGGCGAGCAGTATAAAGTTTCTGAAGTGGAATTGGTCGGTGAGTTATTAGGTCATGAGGATTACTTAAAGCTCGTATTGCCTATTACGCCAGGGGAGTTATATAACCAGGCTGAAGTAACGTACACAGAAGAGTTTATCAGCAAGTATTTTGGTCGCTTTGGTTACGCTTATCCGACGGTTACCACCATTCCTGATATTAATGAAGAAGATAAAACGGTTAAATTGACCTTATCCGTGGACCCCGGCAAACGCATTTACGTTCGTCGTATTAACTTCGAAGGTAACATTGGCACTGCTGATGAAGTATTGCGTCAGTCAGTGACACAAATGGAAGGTGCATGGCTATCAAATGCAACGCTAGAATCTTCGAAGAATGCACTTTCTCGCTTAACCTACATGGAATCAGTTGATTTTGAAACGGTTCGCCTGCCTGGCGAAGACGACAAAGTTGATGTTAACTTCAGCGTAAAAGAGCAAGCTTCTGGTTCATTCAATGCCGGGATCGGTTACGGTGATAGAACCAAGCTGAGCTTACAAGCGGGTATCCAACAAGATAACTTCTTAGGTACAGGTAAACGTATCGCGCTTAACTTAAGTACCACGTCATATCAAAAAAGTGCTCAGATTTCTTATACAGACCCGTATTTCACCATCGATGGTATCAGCTTAGGTGGCTCGGTTGGCTACAGCGAGTTTGATGGAGAAAGCGCTGGTTTTATTCAATATAACTCTAAACAATATTCAGTTGGCGCAAACGTCGGTTATCCTATTGATGAGTTCAACCGCATTAACTTTGGTTTGACCTACAGTAATGTTGAGTTGTTCCAAAGCACTTCTTACGAACAGACAACCCGCTTTTATAATCAGTTTGTGGATGAAAGCAACCCTGATGATTCTATTAAATACGATAGCTTCTTAGCGTCAGTTGCCTGGATCCGCTCAACGCTAAACCGTGGTGTTTTTCCAACGGCTGGTTCGTCGCAACGTGCGTCGTTCAGTATCACCACGCCGAATTCTGACGTTAACTACTTTAAAACCGAAGTGGATACCAAGTTTTATTTCCCATTGTCTCGTAACCAGCGTTGGTCGTTCTTGGCTCGCTTGAAGTTAGGTTATGGTAACGGTTATGGCACCGCCAATGGTGTAGATCAAATCTTACCGTTTAACCAAAACTTCGGTGCTGGTGGTAATGATTCACTGCGCGGCTTTGAAAACAACACTGTTGGACCTCGTGGTGTGCAGCTTACCCCTTCAGTCATCCGAGATATTGACGGCAATATTATTTACGGCAGCCCAGTTAACGACACTGTGACTATTTCGTCTCGTTCGCTTGGGGGCAACGCGATGATCTTAGGGGGAGTCGAGTTAATCGTGCCTACTCCGTTTGTAGAAGCTGACTTCGATAATTCGGTACGTACTAGCTTGTTCGTGGATGTAGGTAACGTTTGGGATACCGAATTTAGGTATGACCGTTATAAAGATTTAACGCTTAATCAACAGTTTAACAACGATCCATTAGAAGATTACAGTGATTACAAGTTGTATAGAGCTTCTGGTGGTCTTTCTGTACAATGGCTGTCGCCTATGGGACCTATGGTATTCAGCTTCTCTAAAGCGATTGAATCAAGAGAAGGGGATGACACGAAGTTTTTCTCTTTTAACATTGGTCAAACATTCTAA
- a CDS encoding OmpH family outer membrane protein, which produces MKTFTKSLVAGALIGAAAFSSAALAEQKIGAVNVQGIFQSMPQAATIQQDLAAEFKDKTEEVSRLEKDIKYYIEKNQRDAATMSSKEKTELEGKINALREEYAAKAQPLQQEVQGRLKEEQNKLLGFIKQSIDVVAAKEKYDVILNANAVAFINPEDDISKKVLEQVSKVK; this is translated from the coding sequence TTGAAAACATTTACTAAAAGTCTTGTAGCAGGGGCATTAATTGGCGCAGCAGCATTTAGTAGTGCAGCATTGGCAGAGCAAAAAATCGGTGCGGTTAACGTACAAGGTATTTTTCAATCTATGCCTCAAGCAGCCACAATTCAACAAGACTTAGCGGCAGAGTTTAAAGACAAAACTGAAGAAGTTAGCCGCTTAGAAAAAGACATTAAGTATTACATTGAGAAGAATCAACGTGATGCAGCGACTATGAGCAGCAAAGAAAAAACTGAACTTGAAGGCAAAATCAACGCTCTTCGTGAAGAATATGCAGCTAAAGCGCAGCCGCTTCAACAAGAAGTACAAGGTCGTTTGAAAGAAGAGCAAAATAAATTGCTTGGTTTCATCAAGCAGTCAATTGACGTTGTTGCAGCGAAAGAAAAGTATGACGTTATATTAAACGCCAATGCAGTTGCGTTTATTAATCCAGAAGATGATATCTCTAAGAAAGTATTAGAGCAGGTCAGTAAAGTAAAATAA
- the lpxD gene encoding UDP-3-O-(3-hydroxymyristoyl)glucosamine N-acyltransferase, with translation MNQTVSLQQLADKIGASLHLTDGDSGETQIHSLSTLASAGNGQISFLSNSRYRSQLEKTAAQAVILKSEDLSHCQCSALVMDNPYVGFALAAQLLDSTPRSADGISPLAVIADDVELGDNVSIGAHAVIESGVKLADNVQIGPGCFIGKEVSVGANTKLWANVTLYHRVVLGQDCLIQSATVIGADGFGYANDKGRWVKIPQLGTVILGDRVEVGASSTIDRGALDDTIIGNGVIIDNQCQVAHNVIIGENTAIAGCTVVAGSVTIGRNCTIGGMVAINGHMEICDNVYITGMSMVTKAIDKPGVYSSGMPAIENREWRKNAVALRNLSTLNQRVKTLEKSHLK, from the coding sequence TTGAATCAAACGGTTAGCTTACAGCAATTAGCTGATAAAATTGGAGCCTCGCTACATCTTACTGATGGCGACAGTGGTGAGACACAAATCCATTCACTGTCTACATTGGCGTCAGCAGGCAATGGTCAGATTTCATTTTTGTCGAATAGTCGGTATCGTAGCCAGCTTGAAAAAACGGCCGCTCAGGCCGTTATTTTAAAATCCGAAGATTTATCGCATTGTCAGTGCTCAGCATTAGTGATGGACAATCCCTATGTTGGGTTTGCACTCGCAGCACAATTACTTGACTCTACTCCTCGTTCGGCCGACGGCATTTCACCTTTAGCGGTGATAGCTGATGATGTTGAATTGGGGGATAACGTTAGTATTGGTGCGCATGCCGTTATTGAATCGGGTGTTAAGCTAGCAGATAACGTACAAATTGGCCCCGGCTGCTTTATTGGTAAAGAGGTAAGTGTTGGTGCCAATACTAAGCTGTGGGCAAATGTCACTCTGTATCATCGCGTAGTACTAGGGCAAGACTGTTTAATACAATCTGCCACTGTCATTGGTGCTGATGGTTTTGGTTATGCAAATGACAAAGGCCGTTGGGTTAAAATACCTCAGTTAGGCACGGTTATCTTAGGAGATCGTGTTGAAGTGGGTGCCAGTAGTACTATTGATCGTGGTGCGCTTGATGACACCATCATTGGTAATGGTGTAATTATCGATAATCAGTGTCAAGTCGCACACAATGTGATTATTGGTGAGAACACTGCCATCGCTGGATGCACAGTTGTCGCTGGAAGTGTTACTATTGGCCGCAATTGTACAATTGGTGGCATGGTGGCAATTAACGGACATATGGAAATTTGTGATAACGTTTATATTACGGGGATGAGTATGGTGACAAAAGCCATAGACAAACCTGGCGTTTACTCTTCCGGAATGCCCGCTATTGAAAACCGAGAGTGGCGAAAAAATGCAGTGGCGTTGCGTAACCTTAGCACCCTCAATCAGCGTGTCAAAACACTCGAAAAATCGCATTTAAAGTAA
- the fabZ gene encoding 3-hydroxyacyl-ACP dehydratase FabZ, translated as MVNNINQLGIEEILELLPHRYPFLLLDRVTDYTLGESITAYKNITFNEPCFTGHFPGKPIFPGVLILEALAQAAGVLGFKTAGNSDDLYLYAGIDKARFKHPVVPGDRLDMDVRLIKERRGIWKFHGVGSVDGKAVCEAEFMCAMRKL; from the coding sequence TTGGTTAATAATATCAATCAGCTTGGAATTGAAGAAATTCTTGAGCTTTTACCCCACCGTTACCCATTTTTATTACTTGATCGTGTTACGGACTACACCTTAGGTGAATCGATCACAGCCTATAAGAACATTACCTTTAATGAGCCGTGCTTCACTGGCCATTTTCCGGGTAAGCCTATTTTCCCCGGGGTACTCATTTTAGAAGCATTAGCACAAGCCGCAGGCGTGTTAGGCTTTAAAACTGCAGGTAATAGTGACGATTTATATTTGTATGCAGGGATAGATAAAGCGCGCTTTAAACATCCTGTTGTGCCTGGTGATCGTTTAGATATGGACGTGCGCCTTATAAAAGAGCGCCGCGGGATCTGGAAATTCCACGGTGTCGGCAGCGTAGATGGCAAAGCCGTCTGTGAAGCAGAATTCATGTGTGCCATGCGGAAACTATAA
- the lpxA gene encoding acyl-ACP--UDP-N-acetylglucosamine O-acyltransferase: MIHSTAIIHPSAIIADDVKIGPYCLIGANVEIGSGTVLESHVVVKGHTKIGENNRFFQFGSIGEDCQDKKYAGEDTYLTIGDNNVFRESVTVHRGTAQDKALTQIGSHNLLMAYAHVAHDCVIGDHSILANNATLAGHVHIGDHVILGGMTAFHQFCHIGSHSFVAGGAIVLRDVPPYVMIGGDKSTPHGINSEGLKRRGFDKDVIMQLRRAYKVLYRNGHRADEAVELLNEMAQSTPEVKIMADFVATSSRGIVR, translated from the coding sequence GTGATTCATTCTACAGCTATCATTCATCCTTCGGCGATTATCGCCGATGATGTGAAAATTGGTCCTTATTGTCTTATCGGCGCTAATGTTGAAATTGGCTCAGGCACCGTGCTTGAGTCTCATGTGGTCGTAAAAGGCCACACTAAGATCGGCGAAAACAACCGATTCTTCCAGTTTGGTTCCATCGGTGAAGATTGCCAAGATAAAAAATATGCTGGCGAAGATACGTATTTGACCATTGGCGATAATAACGTTTTTCGCGAATCAGTCACTGTCCATCGCGGCACAGCTCAAGATAAGGCGTTGACTCAAATTGGCTCACATAATTTGCTTATGGCTTATGCCCATGTTGCCCATGATTGCGTCATTGGCGATCACTCTATTTTGGCAAATAACGCGACGTTAGCAGGCCATGTGCACATTGGCGATCACGTTATTTTAGGCGGTATGACAGCCTTTCATCAATTCTGCCATATCGGCTCACATAGCTTTGTAGCAGGTGGCGCAATCGTGCTGCGTGACGTACCTCCCTACGTCATGATAGGCGGTGATAAAAGCACGCCTCATGGTATCAATAGTGAAGGTTTGAAGCGTCGCGGTTTTGATAAAGACGTCATTATGCAATTACGCCGTGCCTACAAGGTGCTATACCGAAATGGTCATCGAGCAGACGAAGCGGTTGAGTTGCTAAACGAAATGGCGCAAAGCACGCCTGAGGTTAAGATCATGGCTGATTTTGTGGCGACCTCTTCACGAGGTATTGTGCGCTAA
- the lpxB gene encoding lipid-A-disaccharide synthase, translating to MSEKAIRVGIVAGETSGDILAAGLISSIKQQYPNAIFEGIAGPRMQAQGCTTIFDMEELSVMGLVEVLSRIRRLLFVRKSLYQHFIANPPDIFIGVDAPDFNLRLELPLKKAGIKTVHYVSPTVWAWREKRVFNIAKATDLVLSLFPFEKQVYDKHNIPCQFVGHTMADGIPLVPDKGAARKALKVHPDERVLALLPGSRHSEVSLLLDIFMQSAELLSKDVSDLCVLIPVVNKERKRQVEDYMREHLVDVNYRVVIGHAREVMTASDAVLLASGTATLEAMLCKRPMVVAYRMSWLTHQMMKRLYIAKYFALPNILADEELVPELLQEDVNPQNIAGKLLHYFNQSEDQKAALVARFTELHGLLKQDADAQAAKAVLSLIEPNQESK from the coding sequence ATGAGCGAAAAAGCCATTAGAGTAGGAATAGTTGCCGGTGAAACATCCGGCGACATACTAGCCGCCGGATTAATCAGCAGTATTAAGCAGCAATATCCCAATGCCATTTTTGAAGGGATAGCCGGTCCACGCATGCAAGCGCAAGGGTGTACAACGATATTCGACATGGAAGAACTATCTGTGATGGGACTCGTTGAAGTGTTATCGCGTATTCGCAGATTGTTGTTTGTTCGCAAAAGTTTATATCAACATTTTATCGCCAATCCCCCAGATATTTTTATCGGTGTTGATGCCCCAGATTTTAACTTACGCTTAGAGTTACCTCTTAAAAAAGCGGGTATTAAAACCGTGCATTACGTCAGCCCCACAGTTTGGGCTTGGCGCGAGAAGCGCGTGTTCAATATTGCCAAAGCAACCGATCTGGTTTTGAGTTTGTTTCCGTTTGAGAAGCAGGTCTACGATAAGCATAATATCCCATGCCAATTTGTAGGCCATACCATGGCAGATGGCATCCCTTTGGTGCCTGATAAAGGTGCTGCACGTAAAGCATTAAAAGTACACCCAGACGAGCGAGTATTGGCCTTGTTGCCTGGTAGTCGCCACAGTGAAGTGAGCTTGCTGCTCGATATTTTTATGCAAAGCGCAGAACTATTGTCCAAAGACGTAAGCGATTTATGTGTGCTCATCCCAGTGGTTAACAAAGAGCGCAAACGTCAAGTTGAAGACTATATGCGAGAGCACTTGGTTGACGTAAATTACCGAGTGGTTATCGGCCATGCTCGTGAAGTGATGACAGCTTCTGACGCTGTATTGCTAGCGTCGGGGACAGCGACGCTAGAAGCCATGCTATGCAAACGCCCTATGGTGGTAGCATATCGTATGAGCTGGCTAACCCACCAAATGATGAAGCGTTTATATATTGCTAAATATTTTGCATTACCCAATATTTTAGCGGATGAAGAGTTAGTCCCCGAATTATTGCAAGAAGACGTTAACCCTCAGAATATTGCCGGCAAATTATTGCACTACTTTAACCAGAGTGAAGATCAGAAAGCTGCGTTAGTCGCCCGCTTTACTGAACTTCATGGGTTACTCAAGCAAGATGCAGATGCCCAAGCGGCCAAAGCGGTGTTATCGCTAATAGAACCCAATCAAGAGAGCAAGTAA
- the rnhB gene encoding ribonuclease HII, with product MTQLIAGVDEVGRGPLVGDVVTAAVILDPAKPIAGLADSKKISEKKRLALFDIIMQNALAVCVGRASPQEIDELNILHATMLAMKRAVQGLATQPTFVRVDGNRCPNWDYASEAVVKGDSLFAEISAASIIAKVTRDAEMSELHNAHPEYGFAQHKGYPTKAHLEKLAELGPLSQYRMSFKPVQLSLMQRGGQLAGN from the coding sequence ATGACCCAGTTAATTGCAGGTGTCGATGAAGTTGGCCGCGGGCCCTTGGTGGGCGATGTGGTAACCGCCGCTGTTATCCTTGACCCAGCCAAACCGATTGCCGGGTTAGCAGATTCAAAGAAAATATCAGAGAAAAAACGTCTCGCCCTGTTTGATATCATCATGCAGAACGCATTAGCGGTCTGTGTAGGCAGAGCGTCACCGCAAGAGATTGACGAGTTAAATATCCTGCATGCCACCATGCTTGCTATGAAGCGAGCAGTGCAAGGGCTAGCAACCCAGCCCACGTTTGTGCGCGTAGACGGTAATCGTTGTCCTAATTGGGATTATGCCAGTGAAGCGGTGGTAAAAGGTGATAGCCTATTTGCTGAAATTTCAGCGGCTTCAATTATTGCGAAAGTGACCAGAGATGCGGAAATGAGCGAGTTACACAATGCTCACCCTGAATACGGTTTCGCTCAGCACAAGGGATACCCCACAAAAGCGCACCTAGAAAAACTGGCTGAACTTGGCCCTTTATCTCAGTACCGAATGAGCTTCAAACCCGTGCAATTATCGTTAATGCAACGTGGCGGGCAGTTGGCAGGAAACTAA
- the dnaE gene encoding DNA polymerase III subunit alpha, whose protein sequence is MSDCKFVHLRVHSDYSMLDGLNKVKPLIAHVKSLNMPAVALTDQMNMCGLVKFYEQAHSNGIKPIIGTDFWVQSDALEDHVFRLTLLAANNKGYKNITLLISKAYLRGSVQDKAVIDQEWLVEHSEGVIILSGGRMGDLGVYLTKGNVGLAEKATAFYQQHFPDRFYLELTRTGRLGEEDYIHRAVEWAGQHDLPVVATNEVCFISPDNFEAHEIRVAIHDGYTLNDPRRPKLYSEQQYMRTSEEMCELFADIPQAIENTVEIAKRCNVSVLLGTYFLPDFPTGDMSIADFLVKVSEEGLEKRLAFLFPDEEERLAKRPEYDERLKIELVVINQMGFPGYFLIVMEFIQWSKDNGIPVGPGRGSGAGSLVAYALGITDLDPLEFDLLFERFLNPERVSMPDFDVDFCMDRRDEVIDHVAEMYGRDAVSQIITFGTMAAKAVVRDVGRVLGHPYGFVDRISKLIPPTPGMTLTKAFEEEPRLPELYAYDEEVKDLIDMARILEGVTRNAGKHAGGVVIAPDKITDFAPLYCDDEGKNPVTQFDKNDVETAGLVKFDFLGLRTLTIIQWAIDMISAGKGVDIDILAIPMDDKKSFKLLQRSETTAVFQLESRGMKDLIKRLRPDSFEDIIALVALFRPGPLQSGMVDNFIDRKHGREAISYPDATYQHECLKEILEPTYGIILYQEQVMQIAQEMSGYSLGGADLLRRAMGKKKPEEMAKQRESFETGAKNNNIDPELAIKIFDLVEKFAGYGFNKSHSAAYALVSYQTLWLKTHYPAEFMAAVMSADMDNTDKIVTLVDECQRMGITLLPPDVNAGSYKFTVDSEGRIVYGIGAIKGVGEGPIAAIIEARENHEKFTDLFDFCAKVDTKRINKRVLEKLVYAGALDNLGPHRASIMATLPEAISAADQHAKAEAHGQSDMFGLLTTEPEQVEQAFAKVPHWAEKVWLDGEKVTLGLYLTGHPINQYAQEIKHYCTGRLIDLKPTHKDVVSYAVGLVIGVRVMTNKRGRRWGIVTLDDKSARIDVRFFPDLFEQYEEILQSDRILVVSGQVSFDEFSGGNTIGARDAMDIVQAREKNAKWLSMQFESSWCNASTLAKLQAILAPYQGGSCPVQAHVVHPDAEVTLALGAQWYVTPEDQLLFELQQQFGKEHVELVFH, encoded by the coding sequence ATGTCTGATTGTAAATTTGTACACTTGAGAGTCCACAGCGACTATTCAATGCTAGACGGTTTGAATAAAGTAAAACCGCTGATTGCCCATGTAAAATCACTCAATATGCCTGCGGTTGCGTTAACCGATCAGATGAACATGTGTGGCCTGGTAAAATTTTATGAGCAGGCCCATTCAAACGGCATTAAACCCATTATTGGTACGGACTTCTGGGTGCAGTCAGATGCCCTAGAAGATCATGTTTTTCGCTTGACGTTGTTAGCCGCTAATAACAAAGGCTATAAAAATATCACTTTGCTCATCTCTAAAGCGTATCTGCGCGGCAGTGTGCAAGACAAAGCCGTTATAGACCAAGAATGGTTGGTTGAGCATAGTGAAGGGGTGATCATCCTTTCAGGTGGCCGTATGGGCGACTTAGGGGTTTATCTAACCAAAGGCAATGTTGGCCTAGCTGAAAAGGCTACCGCCTTTTACCAGCAGCATTTTCCTGACCGTTTCTACTTAGAATTAACACGCACAGGGCGCTTAGGCGAAGAAGACTATATTCACCGAGCGGTGGAGTGGGCGGGGCAACATGACTTGCCCGTAGTGGCCACAAACGAAGTGTGCTTTATCTCACCTGATAACTTTGAAGCGCACGAAATTCGCGTTGCCATTCATGATGGTTACACACTGAACGATCCACGTCGTCCTAAGTTGTACAGTGAACAACAATACATGCGCACCAGCGAGGAAATGTGTGAGCTATTTGCCGACATTCCCCAAGCGATTGAGAACACAGTTGAGATTGCCAAGCGTTGTAATGTATCAGTACTACTAGGCACTTATTTCCTACCAGATTTCCCTACGGGCGATATGTCCATCGCAGACTTCTTAGTAAAAGTATCTGAAGAGGGGTTAGAAAAACGCTTAGCGTTTCTTTTCCCTGACGAAGAAGAACGCCTTGCTAAACGCCCAGAATACGATGAACGATTAAAGATTGAGTTAGTGGTAATCAACCAAATGGGATTTCCCGGTTACTTCTTGATCGTAATGGAATTTATTCAGTGGAGTAAAGATAACGGTATTCCAGTTGGTCCGGGACGAGGGTCAGGTGCTGGTTCACTGGTGGCATATGCACTAGGGATAACGGATTTGGATCCGCTGGAATTTGATTTGCTGTTCGAGCGATTCTTGAACCCTGAGCGGGTTTCCATGCCGGATTTCGACGTCGATTTCTGTATGGACAGACGCGACGAAGTGATTGATCACGTTGCTGAAATGTACGGTCGTGATGCGGTATCGCAAATTATCACATTTGGTACCATGGCTGCGAAGGCCGTTGTGCGCGACGTTGGGCGAGTTTTGGGTCACCCTTACGGCTTCGTTGATCGTATTTCAAAGCTTATTCCACCTACGCCAGGTATGACGTTAACCAAAGCATTTGAAGAAGAGCCGCGATTACCGGAGCTTTACGCCTACGATGAAGAAGTCAAAGATCTCATCGATATGGCGCGAATTCTTGAAGGGGTAACTCGTAACGCGGGTAAACACGCCGGTGGTGTGGTTATCGCGCCAGATAAAATTACCGATTTCGCGCCCTTATATTGTGATGATGAGGGGAAAAACCCAGTCACGCAATTTGATAAAAATGATGTTGAAACGGCAGGTCTGGTTAAGTTTGATTTCTTGGGCTTACGTACACTGACCATTATTCAGTGGGCCATCGATATGATTTCCGCCGGTAAAGGCGTCGATATCGATATCTTGGCGATTCCAATGGATGACAAGAAATCCTTTAAACTCTTACAGCGCTCTGAAACCACAGCCGTTTTCCAGCTTGAATCCCGCGGTATGAAGGATTTGATCAAGCGACTTCGACCCGATAGTTTTGAAGATATTATCGCACTGGTAGCCCTATTTAGACCGGGTCCTTTGCAATCAGGCATGGTGGACAACTTTATCGACCGTAAACATGGCCGAGAAGCAATCTCCTATCCCGATGCCACATACCAACATGAATGCTTGAAAGAAATTTTAGAGCCGACATACGGCATTATCTTGTATCAAGAACAAGTTATGCAGATAGCTCAGGAAATGTCTGGGTATAGTTTGGGTGGGGCAGATTTACTTCGCCGAGCTATGGGTAAGAAAAAGCCCGAAGAAATGGCCAAACAGCGAGAGTCATTTGAGACCGGCGCCAAAAACAACAACATTGACCCTGAGTTGGCGATTAAAATCTTCGATCTGGTAGAAAAGTTCGCTGGGTATGGTTTTAACAAATCTCACTCTGCTGCTTATGCCTTGGTCTCTTATCAAACCCTTTGGTTAAAAACCCATTACCCTGCTGAATTTATGGCGGCGGTAATGTCCGCTGATATGGACAACACAGATAAAATCGTGACCTTAGTCGACGAATGTCAGCGAATGGGAATTACCTTATTGCCACCTGATGTCAATGCAGGTAGCTACAAGTTTACCGTTGATAGCGAGGGGCGAATTGTTTATGGCATCGGAGCCATCAAAGGTGTGGGGGAAGGCCCTATAGCCGCGATCATTGAAGCGCGGGAAAACCACGAAAAATTCACAGACCTATTCGATTTCTGTGCAAAAGTGGATACTAAACGGATCAATAAGCGAGTGCTTGAAAAACTCGTTTACGCTGGCGCACTGGACAACCTTGGGCCACATCGAGCGTCTATTATGGCCACCTTACCGGAAGCAATATCTGCCGCAGATCAACACGCTAAAGCCGAAGCCCACGGGCAAAGTGATATGTTTGGCCTGCTAACCACAGAGCCTGAGCAAGTGGAGCAAGCGTTTGCTAAAGTGCCACATTGGGCAGAGAAAGTCTGGTTAGACGGCGAAAAGGTCACATTAGGGCTTTACCTAACGGGACACCCAATTAACCAATATGCCCAAGAAATTAAACATTACTGTACGGGTCGCTTGATTGATCTCAAACCGACCCATAAAGATGTCGTATCATACGCGGTAGGGTTAGTTATTGGCGTACGGGTGATGACCAATAAACGAGGTCGACGTTGGGGCATTGTCACATTAGATGATAAAAGTGCTAGGATAGATGTACGTTTTTTCCCCGATCTGTTTGAACAATACGAGGAAATACTGCAATCTGACCGAATATTGGTGGTAAGTGGACAGGTCAGCTTTGATGAATTTTCCGGGGGCAATACAATAGGCGCCCGCGACGCTATGGACATAGTTCAGGCGAGGGAAAAGAACGCAAAATGGTTAAGTATGCAGTTTGAATCGAGCTGGTGTAATGCCTCAACACTCGCTAAACTGCAAGCAATATTAGCGCCTTATCAAGGCGGAAGCTGTCCGGTACAAGCCCATGTTGTGCATCCGGATGCCGAGGTAACATTAGCGTTAGGTGCCCAGTGGTACGTTACCCCTGAGGATCAGTTACTTTTTGAATTACAGCAGCAGTTCGGTAAAGAGCATGTAGAGCTGGTGTTTCATTGA